One segment of Acidimicrobiales bacterium DNA contains the following:
- the dxs gene encoding 1-deoxy-D-xylulose-5-phosphate synthase, translated as MASTADPPTEPPPRLLDHIESPADLTPLTHADLEGLAAEIREFIVDAVNSTGSGHLGSNLGAVELTLALHRVFDSPKDIVLFDTGHQAYVHKVLTGRRDQFGGLRQAGGLSGYPSRDESPHDWIENSHASTVISYAHGLATAQQYEGGDGRRVIAVIGDGSMTGGMAYEGLNNLGHSGRDAIIVLNDNGRSYAPTVSRLGESLNRLRANPFYVRETTRMERFLCRIPLIGRLLRRGFNATRTAAREFWTEPTTFFEQLGLQYYGPFDGHDIAELERAFRYAAELSGPQIVHVITQKGRGYPPAENDHVKNLHDIGGVKPGSYTAAFAEAIIKAGEEHPNLVALTAAMPDSTGLLPFDERFPGRMIDVGIAEQHAVTSASGMAMGGLIPVVALYSTFLSRAFDQVNLDVALHGQKVIFCIDRAGITGDDGPSHHGVLDMVLLSKVPGMTLLAPSSYQELQAMLHDAIAIAEGPVAIRWPKTAARNVTADEVGVGFRARQWRRGSDVCLIGVGKMLQTALDAADALADEGIEATVWDPRAVTPLDPQMVADAAAHPLVVTIEDGYRDGGAGSLISDAVDTTADAAGSLVPPVMVLGVPTRFLPHGKPDAILAELGLDAQGVAERVRRRLSN; from the coding sequence GTGGCTAGCACCGCCGACCCACCAACCGAACCGCCACCGAGACTGCTCGATCACATCGAATCGCCCGCCGATCTCACCCCGCTGACCCATGCCGACCTCGAAGGGCTCGCCGCCGAGATCCGTGAGTTCATCGTCGACGCGGTGAACAGCACCGGAAGCGGACACCTCGGTTCGAACCTGGGGGCGGTCGAGCTCACGCTGGCCCTGCACCGGGTGTTCGACTCGCCCAAGGACATCGTGCTGTTCGACACCGGCCACCAGGCCTATGTCCACAAGGTGCTCACCGGGCGCCGCGACCAGTTCGGCGGACTCCGCCAGGCAGGCGGCCTCTCCGGCTATCCGAGCCGCGACGAGTCCCCCCACGACTGGATCGAGAACAGCCACGCCTCCACGGTCATCAGCTACGCCCACGGGCTGGCCACGGCGCAGCAGTACGAGGGCGGCGACGGTCGCCGGGTCATCGCCGTGATCGGCGACGGTTCGATGACCGGGGGCATGGCCTACGAAGGGCTCAACAACCTGGGCCACAGCGGCCGCGATGCCATCATCGTGCTCAACGACAACGGGCGCTCCTACGCCCCGACGGTGTCCCGACTCGGCGAGTCGCTCAACCGACTGCGAGCCAACCCGTTCTATGTGCGCGAGACCACCCGCATGGAGCGGTTCCTCTGTCGCATCCCCCTGATCGGGAGGCTGCTGCGTCGCGGGTTCAACGCGACCCGCACCGCCGCCCGCGAGTTCTGGACCGAACCGACCACGTTCTTCGAGCAGCTCGGATTGCAGTACTACGGCCCGTTCGACGGCCACGACATCGCCGAGCTCGAGCGGGCGTTCCGCTACGCCGCTGAACTGAGCGGCCCCCAGATCGTCCACGTCATCACCCAGAAGGGCCGGGGCTACCCGCCCGCCGAGAACGACCACGTCAAGAACCTGCACGACATCGGAGGCGTCAAGCCGGGCAGCTACACCGCGGCCTTCGCCGAAGCCATCATCAAAGCCGGCGAGGAGCACCCCAACCTGGTGGCGCTCACCGCGGCGATGCCGGACTCCACCGGGTTGCTCCCCTTCGACGAGCGGTTCCCCGGCCGAATGATCGATGTCGGCATCGCCGAGCAACACGCGGTGACCTCGGCATCGGGCATGGCCATGGGTGGGCTGATCCCTGTCGTCGCGCTCTACTCGACCTTCCTCAGCCGTGCCTTCGACCAGGTGAACCTCGATGTCGCCCTCCACGGCCAGAAGGTCATCTTCTGCATCGACCGGGCCGGCATCACCGGCGACGACGGACCATCCCACCACGGCGTGCTCGACATGGTCCTGCTCTCCAAGGTCCCCGGAATGACCCTGCTCGCACCCTCGTCCTACCAGGAGCTGCAGGCGATGCTCCACGACGCCATCGCCATCGCCGAGGGACCGGTCGCCATCCGCTGGCCCAAGACCGCGGCCCGCAACGTCACCGCCGACGAGGTGGGTGTCGGGTTCCGGGCACGGCAGTGGCGGCGCGGCTCCGACGTGTGCCTCATCGGCGTCGGCAAGATGCTGCAGACGGCGCTGGATGCCGCCGATGCCCTCGCCGACGAGGGCATCGAGGCCACGGTGTGGGACCCGCGAGCCGTCACCCCCCTCGACCCCCAGATGGTCGCGGACGCCGCTGCCCATCCCTTGGTCGTCACCATCGAGGACGGCTACCGCGACGGCGGTGCAGGTTCGCTCATCTCCGACGCGGTCGACACGACCGCCGACGCGGCCGGATCCCTCGTCCCACCGGTGATGGTGCTCGGCGTGCCCACACGGTTCCTTCCCCACGGCAAGCCCGATGCCATCCTCGCCGAACTGGGACTCGACGCCCAAGGTGTGGCCGAACGGGTTCGTCGCCGCCTGTCGAACTGA
- a CDS encoding phosphatase PAP2 family protein, giving the protein MSRTEDPGLPADHQSVNAPDSAAPDDNSATLALAAQEVHAKRLRWWREVIYVTTFFLIYSWTRNQFGSASLDSRRAYEHAKLIIDIEAFVGLYHEATIQSWFLGHTWFIQFWNVFYGTFHFAVTIGVFIWLFARRRSYYAAWRNTLAFTTALALIGFSLFPLMPPRLLCDDCDWGAGQADPAFDPDDYPFVDTLDQHGGLWSFNQGNMSRVSNQYAAMPSLHFAWSSWCALAIWSLARHRWARVLAALYPPATLFAVVVTANHFWLDAVGGALVLGVGWLLGTRVAAWNDRRIARELVVPQPRDRSLNSA; this is encoded by the coding sequence ATGAGCCGCACCGAGGATCCTGGGCTCCCCGCCGACCACCAGTCGGTGAACGCCCCCGACTCGGCGGCGCCCGATGACAACTCGGCAACCCTGGCGCTGGCCGCACAGGAGGTCCACGCCAAGCGGCTGCGCTGGTGGCGTGAGGTCATCTACGTCACCACCTTCTTCCTCATCTACTCATGGACCAGGAACCAGTTCGGCTCGGCGTCGCTCGACAGCCGGCGGGCCTATGAACACGCCAAGCTCATCATCGACATCGAGGCGTTCGTCGGCCTCTACCACGAAGCCACGATCCAGAGCTGGTTCCTCGGCCACACCTGGTTCATCCAGTTCTGGAACGTGTTCTACGGCACCTTCCACTTCGCGGTCACCATCGGCGTGTTCATCTGGCTGTTCGCTCGCCGGCGCTCCTACTACGCGGCCTGGCGCAACACCCTCGCCTTCACCACCGCCCTGGCCCTCATCGGCTTCAGCCTCTTCCCCCTCATGCCTCCACGCCTGCTCTGCGACGACTGCGACTGGGGCGCCGGCCAGGCCGATCCCGCCTTCGACCCCGATGACTACCCCTTCGTCGACACGCTCGACCAGCACGGGGGGCTGTGGTCGTTCAACCAAGGGAACATGTCGCGGGTCTCCAACCAGTACGCGGCCATGCCCAGCCTGCACTTCGCGTGGTCGTCCTGGTGCGCGTTGGCGATCTGGTCGCTGGCCCGGCACCGCTGGGCCCGGGTCCTCGCTGCGCTCTACCCCCCGGCGACGCTGTTCGCGGTGGTCGTCACCGCCAACCACTTCTGGCTCGACGCGGTGGGCGGGGCGCTCGTGCTCGGGGTCGGCTGGCTGCTCGGCACCCGCGTCGCCGCGTGGAACGACCGCCGCATCGCTCGCGAGCTCGTGGTGCCCCAGCCTCGTGACCGGTCCCTGAACTCCGCCTGA
- a CDS encoding lysylphosphatidylglycerol synthase transmembrane domain-containing protein yields MLLVRVLVSVGFLAVLFTQVDDVDPGSLTPTWSFSTIMWLAGAAAFTFIGIGLSTMRWQQVLTAMGIHTRWRHLFSHYLAGQFISNVLPTTIGGDVVRVSRLSQESGHSPSTFASVVLERLSGWLVLPLITFAGLLANPGLRQLGAATALAAAVAAATLTALVLVVVLVADVRLGGRFARREGWSRFAGAVHEGMTHLRKQPLAATSVLAAGVLYQLVMVVAALMASQALGISALGLTAMLTFLPAVLVIQVLPVGISGLGLREAAFVIFLGPLGVPTEQAIALGLCLYLLNVVTSLPGAPAFAIGPRRHNPAASGALA; encoded by the coding sequence GTGCTGCTCGTCCGCGTCCTGGTGAGCGTCGGCTTCCTGGCGGTGCTGTTCACCCAGGTCGACGACGTCGACCCCGGCTCGCTGACCCCCACGTGGTCGTTCAGCACCATCATGTGGCTCGCCGGGGCCGCCGCGTTCACCTTCATCGGCATCGGCCTCTCCACCATGCGCTGGCAGCAGGTCCTCACCGCCATGGGGATCCACACCCGGTGGCGCCACCTGTTCTCCCACTACCTCGCCGGCCAGTTCATCTCCAACGTGTTGCCCACCACCATCGGAGGCGACGTGGTGCGGGTGTCGCGCCTGTCCCAGGAAAGTGGCCACAGCCCCAGCACCTTCGCCTCGGTGGTGCTCGAACGCCTCAGCGGCTGGCTGGTGCTTCCGCTCATCACCTTCGCCGGTCTCCTGGCGAACCCCGGCCTGCGTCAGCTGGGAGCCGCCACCGCCCTGGCCGCCGCCGTCGCGGCCGCGACCCTCACCGCCCTGGTGCTCGTCGTGGTCCTCGTCGCCGACGTGCGCCTGGGCGGGCGATTCGCACGCCGCGAGGGCTGGTCCCGCTTCGCCGGAGCGGTCCACGAAGGCATGACCCACTTGCGCAAGCAGCCCCTCGCCGCCACCTCGGTCCTCGCTGCCGGCGTCCTCTACCAGCTGGTGATGGTGGTCGCCGCGCTGATGGCGAGCCAGGCCCTCGGCATCAGCGCGCTCGGGCTCACCGCGATGCTCACGTTCCTCCCGGCCGTCCTCGTCATCCAGGTCCTGCCCGTCGGCATCTCGGGCTTGGGTCTGCGCGAGGCCGCCTTCGTGATCTTTCTCGGTCCCCTCGGCGTCCCCACCGAGCAGGCGATCGCGCTCGGGCTCTGCCTCTATCTGCTCAACGTGGTCACCAGCCTCCCCGGCGCTCCGGCGTTCGCCATCGGACCTCGCCGGCACAATCCTGCCGCCAGCGGAGCCTTGGCATGA
- a CDS encoding ABC transporter ATP-binding protein — translation MSVIEVDGLTKRYGDIIAVDHVSLRVEQGEIFGILGPNGAGKTTTVECLQGLRRYDSGQVRVLGLDPMARPRELLRRIGSQLQESALPDRMRVWEALDLFASVSSAGPDWRELLTTWGLSEQSRQSFASLSGGQRQRLLVALALVNDPEVVFLDELTQGLDPSARRVAWELIRQVRDRGATVVLVTHHMDEVEHLCDRVAIIDHGRVIADGSPHQLVAEAARTVTVRFTTDADVGWLADGQHVSGVIRHGRSVEVTGSGPVLAIVASLLVERGLVPDDLRAQHPSLEDVYLELTGDPGSGA, via the coding sequence ATGTCGGTGATCGAGGTGGACGGCCTGACCAAGCGCTACGGAGACATCATCGCGGTCGACCACGTGTCGCTTCGCGTCGAGCAGGGCGAGATCTTCGGCATCCTCGGACCGAACGGAGCGGGCAAGACCACCACCGTCGAATGCCTCCAGGGGCTACGCCGCTACGACAGCGGGCAGGTCCGCGTGCTCGGCCTCGATCCCATGGCCCGTCCTCGTGAGCTGCTCCGCCGCATCGGTTCACAGCTCCAGGAGTCAGCACTGCCCGATCGCATGCGGGTCTGGGAAGCGCTCGATCTCTTCGCGTCGGTCAGCTCCGCCGGCCCCGACTGGCGCGAGCTGCTGACCACCTGGGGACTGTCCGAGCAGTCCCGGCAGAGCTTCGCGTCACTCTCCGGCGGCCAGCGCCAACGCCTCCTCGTGGCGCTGGCGCTGGTGAATGATCCCGAGGTCGTGTTCCTCGACGAGCTCACCCAGGGACTCGACCCGAGCGCCCGGCGGGTGGCGTGGGAACTGATCCGACAGGTGCGCGACCGGGGAGCCACCGTGGTGCTCGTGACCCACCACATGGACGAGGTCGAGCACCTCTGTGATCGGGTGGCGATCATCGACCACGGGCGGGTGATCGCCGACGGGTCCCCGCACCAGCTGGTCGCCGAGGCGGCCCGGACCGTCACCGTGAGGTTCACCACCGATGCCGACGTGGGCTGGCTGGCCGACGGGCAGCACGTGTCCGGGGTGATCAGACACGGTCGGTCGGTGGAGGTCACCGGTTCGGGACCGGTGCTTGCCATCGTGGCGTCGCTTCTCGTCGAACGGGGCCTCGTTCCCGACGACCTGCGGGCCCAGCACCCCTCGCTCGAAGACGTCTACCTCGAGCTCACCGGCGATCCGGGCAGCGGCGCATGA
- the cofH gene encoding 5-amino-6-(D-ribitylamino)uracil--L-tyrosine 4-hydroxyphenyl transferase CofH, translating to MTTDLTTLPTADLMGAASAVRDDRFGNRTTFSPKVFIPLTMLCRDQCGYCTFAQPPARVDSPYLTRDQVLAIARAGAQAGCHEALFTLGERPELRFAVAAEWLDANGYESTVHYLADMCQVVLEVTGLLPHANAGALFPEELAALRKVSPSQGMMIESLRGDLDAHRGSPDKEPARRLATLDAAGELSIPFTTGILVGIGDDEADRVTALEAIAESHRRHGHVQEVIVQNFLPKAGTAMWRHEPCPEEQHLRAVALARMILPPEVHVQAPPNLATDLGRLIDAGIDDWGGVSPVTADHVNPERPWPELDRLREATEATGRVLAPRLAVHPEWAAEPDRWLDPELHFAVLDRSDAEWLGRDDPGSHLPERTRDRLHAGSGADVDVANQSTAWYSGAAVEAPALVPATPMLAGPVAEVLDGVRAGQQPGFDELLTLFRARGSEVAAVAEVADELRAEAVGDSVTYVHNRNINYTNVCTFKCRFCGFSKGPLSLNLRGTPYLLTLDDIAERVREAAELGATEVCLQGGIHPDFDGDYYIDVTRAVTEAVPGIHVHGFTALEVTEGAKRLGEPLADYLRRLMDAGLHTLPGTAAEILDDPVRGLLCPDKINTEEWLFAHRTAHEVGLRSNVTMMFGAVESPESWVRHMLVTRALQAETGGFTEFVGLPFVHMASPIYLQRKARRGPTFREVLLVHAVARIAYRGLIDNIQASWVKIGVGGVRQLLRAGCNDLGGTLMDENISRAAGAEHGQGLEADDFAAIVEPLGRPLRLRTTLYGEAPAVPLVGA from the coding sequence GTGACCACCGACCTCACCACCCTGCCCACCGCTGACCTCATGGGCGCGGCCAGTGCCGTCCGCGACGACCGGTTCGGCAACCGCACCACCTTCTCGCCCAAGGTGTTCATCCCCCTCACCATGTTGTGTCGCGATCAGTGCGGCTACTGCACCTTCGCTCAGCCGCCGGCCCGGGTCGACTCCCCCTATCTCACCCGCGATCAGGTGCTCGCCATCGCCCGCGCCGGGGCCCAGGCGGGCTGTCACGAGGCGCTGTTCACCCTCGGCGAGCGGCCCGAGCTGCGGTTCGCCGTCGCGGCCGAGTGGCTCGACGCCAACGGCTACGAGTCGACCGTCCACTACCTGGCCGACATGTGCCAGGTGGTGCTCGAGGTCACGGGCCTGTTGCCCCACGCCAACGCCGGAGCGCTGTTCCCCGAGGAGCTGGCGGCACTGCGCAAGGTCAGTCCCTCGCAGGGGATGATGATCGAGTCGCTCCGCGGCGATCTCGACGCTCACCGGGGCTCACCCGACAAGGAGCCCGCCCGGCGCCTCGCCACCCTCGACGCTGCCGGCGAGCTGTCCATCCCCTTCACCACCGGCATCCTCGTCGGCATCGGCGACGACGAGGCCGATCGCGTCACCGCCCTCGAGGCCATCGCCGAGTCGCATCGTCGACACGGCCACGTGCAGGAGGTCATCGTCCAGAACTTCCTGCCCAAGGCGGGTACGGCCATGTGGCGGCACGAGCCCTGCCCCGAGGAACAGCACCTGCGGGCGGTCGCCCTCGCCCGGATGATCCTCCCGCCCGAGGTGCACGTACAGGCACCCCCCAACCTGGCTACCGACCTCGGCCGATTGATCGATGCGGGCATCGACGACTGGGGCGGGGTCTCGCCGGTCACCGCCGACCACGTCAACCCCGAACGGCCCTGGCCCGAGCTCGACCGTCTGCGCGAGGCCACCGAGGCGACCGGGCGCGTGCTCGCGCCGCGGCTGGCCGTACACCCCGAGTGGGCCGCCGAGCCCGACCGCTGGCTCGACCCCGAGCTGCACTTCGCCGTCCTCGACCGGTCCGACGCCGAGTGGCTCGGGCGTGACGACCCCGGCTCGCACCTGCCGGAACGGACCCGCGACCGGTTGCACGCTGGATCCGGTGCCGACGTCGACGTCGCCAACCAGAGCACCGCCTGGTACTCCGGTGCTGCGGTCGAGGCGCCGGCTCTGGTTCCGGCGACGCCGATGCTCGCCGGCCCCGTCGCCGAGGTCCTCGACGGCGTCCGGGCCGGCCAGCAGCCAGGGTTCGACGAGCTGCTCACCTTGTTCAGGGCCCGGGGCAGCGAGGTGGCGGCGGTCGCCGAGGTCGCCGACGAGCTGCGAGCCGAGGCGGTCGGCGACTCGGTCACCTACGTCCACAACCGCAACATCAACTACACCAACGTGTGCACCTTCAAGTGTCGGTTCTGCGGGTTCTCCAAGGGTCCGCTGTCGCTCAACCTGCGCGGCACCCCGTACCTGCTCACCCTCGACGACATCGCCGAGCGGGTGCGTGAGGCCGCCGAGCTGGGGGCCACCGAGGTGTGCCTCCAGGGCGGCATCCATCCCGACTTCGACGGCGACTACTACATCGACGTCACCAGGGCCGTCACCGAGGCGGTGCCCGGGATCCATGTCCACGGCTTCACTGCGCTCGAGGTCACCGAGGGCGCCAAACGTCTCGGCGAACCCCTCGCCGACTACCTGCGGCGACTCATGGACGCCGGGTTGCACACCCTACCCGGCACCGCGGCCGAGATCCTCGACGACCCGGTGCGCGGGCTGCTCTGTCCCGACAAGATCAACACCGAGGAGTGGCTGTTCGCCCACCGCACCGCCCACGAGGTCGGCCTGCGGTCCAACGTGACCATGATGTTCGGGGCGGTCGAGTCGCCCGAGAGCTGGGTGCGCCACATGCTCGTGACCCGCGCCCTCCAGGCCGAGACCGGTGGGTTCACCGAGTTCGTCGGACTGCCATTTGTGCACATGGCCTCACCCATCTACCTGCAGCGCAAGGCCCGACGCGGGCCCACGTTCCGCGAGGTGCTGCTCGTGCACGCCGTGGCCCGCATCGCCTATCGAGGCCTGATCGACAACATCCAGGCAAGCTGGGTGAAGATCGGCGTCGGCGGTGTGCGTCAGCTCCTGCGGGCGGGGTGCAACGACCTCGGTGGCACCCTCATGGACGAGAACATCTCCCGGGCTGCGGGCGCCGAGCACGGCCAGGGTCTCGAAGCCGACGACTTCGCCGCCATCGTCGAGCCCCTCGGCCGCCCGCTCCGGCTCCGCACCACCCTCTACGGCGAGGCTCCGGCCGTTCCCCTCGTCGGGGCCTGA
- a CDS encoding winged helix-turn-helix transcriptional regulator: protein MGPTETPCSIAATLDVVGDRWTLLILRDLFRGVRRFSELQADLGIARNLLTDRLNRLVGHGVVEKVPYQQRPVRCEYRLTRKGADLSPALVSLMAWGDHWYADAGAPVELVHDRCGTPIERQPRCPRCEEAVAPGHIRSRPGPGSLVATGDS, encoded by the coding sequence GTGGGACCGACCGAGACACCGTGCTCCATCGCCGCCACCCTCGACGTGGTCGGTGACCGGTGGACCCTGCTCATCCTTCGCGACCTGTTCCGGGGGGTGCGGCGCTTCAGCGAGCTCCAGGCCGACCTCGGCATCGCCCGCAACCTGCTCACCGATCGGCTCAACCGCCTCGTCGGCCACGGCGTGGTCGAGAAGGTTCCCTACCAGCAGCGGCCCGTGCGCTGTGAGTACCGGCTCACCCGCAAGGGCGCCGACCTGTCGCCGGCGCTGGTGTCGCTCATGGCCTGGGGCGACCACTGGTACGCCGACGCGGGCGCGCCCGTCGAGCTGGTGCACGACCGCTGTGGCACGCCCATCGAACGTCAACCCCGGTGCCCCCGCTGCGAGGAGGCGGTGGCGCCCGGCCACATCCGCAGCCGGCCCGGACCGGGCTCGCTCGTCGCTACAGGAGACTCGTGA
- a CDS encoding NifU family protein, protein MASETSTASATEAEAGTEERTADSVILVTDEARDKVLEIRGAEEDPDTLGLRIEVVGASGVEYAYDLAFEPIADAAEGDSVVTDGGLTVIVPADSVDKLAGATLDLPANAGQGGLVIRNPNRPDPLAGVELDLHGDIAEKVTQLLEQSVNPMLAAHGGFASLTGVEDTKVYLSMGGGCQGCAVSAMTLRQGIEAQIKAAIPEVTEIIDVTDHDAGENPYYS, encoded by the coding sequence ATGGCATCAGAGACTTCCACCGCATCCGCCACCGAGGCCGAGGCCGGAACCGAGGAGCGCACCGCCGACTCGGTGATCCTCGTCACCGACGAGGCCCGCGACAAGGTGCTCGAGATCCGTGGCGCCGAGGAAGATCCCGACACGCTGGGACTGCGCATCGAGGTCGTGGGGGCCAGCGGCGTCGAGTACGCCTATGACCTGGCCTTCGAGCCCATCGCCGACGCGGCCGAGGGTGATTCGGTCGTCACCGACGGTGGACTCACCGTGATCGTGCCCGCCGACAGCGTCGACAAGCTGGCGGGCGCCACCCTCGACCTTCCGGCCAACGCCGGCCAAGGTGGTCTGGTCATCCGCAACCCCAACCGCCCCGATCCGCTGGCCGGTGTCGAGCTCGACCTCCACGGCGACATCGCCGAGAAGGTGACCCAGCTCCTCGAGCAGTCGGTCAACCCCATGTTGGCGGCCCACGGGGGGTTCGCCAGCCTCACCGGCGTCGAGGACACCAAGGTCTACCTCTCGATGGGGGGCGGCTGTCAGGGGTGCGCGGTCAGCGCCATGACCCTGCGCCAGGGCATCGAGGCCCAGATCAAGGCCGCCATCCCCGAGGTCACCGAGATCATCGACGTCACCGACCACGACGCCGGCGAGAACCCCTACTACAGCTGA
- a CDS encoding ABC transporter permease, giving the protein MTRLFVKLVWVEAKLLAREPILLVFTFVFPIVVMVVLFGVFGSQPTAEFRFARPIDYYQASYLAVVIAALGLVALPVHVATYREQGVLRRFRASSVPASGVLGAQLVVTLGLAAVGGLTLVVVGAVVYDANAPASTLGAVAGFALGALSFLALGFLIGSLARTARAAQAIGMLAFFPMWLLSGAGPPPDVLSDGMRQASDLLPLTYAVLAIQDPWLGHPTSTSAVVVLAAMLVIASAGAVRVTRNV; this is encoded by the coding sequence ATGACCCGTCTCTTCGTCAAGCTCGTGTGGGTCGAGGCCAAACTGCTGGCTCGCGAACCGATTCTGCTCGTGTTCACCTTCGTGTTCCCGATCGTGGTCATGGTGGTGCTGTTCGGGGTGTTCGGATCACAGCCGACCGCCGAGTTCCGGTTCGCCCGCCCGATCGACTACTACCAGGCGAGCTACCTGGCGGTGGTGATCGCCGCCCTCGGACTCGTCGCGCTTCCCGTCCACGTCGCCACCTATCGCGAGCAGGGGGTGCTCCGACGGTTCCGCGCCTCGTCGGTCCCGGCCAGTGGTGTGCTCGGTGCCCAGCTGGTGGTCACCCTGGGCCTGGCCGCCGTGGGTGGGCTCACCCTGGTCGTCGTCGGCGCCGTGGTCTATGACGCGAACGCACCCGCCTCGACCCTGGGGGCGGTGGCCGGGTTCGCGCTCGGCGCGCTGAGCTTCCTCGCCCTCGGGTTCCTCATCGGCAGCCTGGCCCGCACCGCACGAGCGGCCCAAGCCATCGGCATGCTGGCCTTCTTCCCGATGTGGCTGCTGTCGGGGGCCGGTCCACCTCCCGATGTACTCTCCGACGGCATGCGCCAGGCCAGCGACCTCCTGCCGCTCACCTACGCCGTGCTGGCCATCCAGGACCCATGGCTCGGCCATCCGACATCGACATCGGCGGTCGTGGTGCTCGCCGCGATGCTGGTGATCGCGAGTGCCGGGGCGGTGCGCGTCACCCGCAACGTGTAG